The following coding sequences are from one Collimonas arenae window:
- a CDS encoding FMN-binding glutamate synthase family protein, with amino-acid sequence MRVSRYLSFWGVLLLTVVLATCAAAGKMAWWWTVVPGLLTALGIWDMNQRSHAILRNYPLMGHFRFLFEMIRPEMRQYFFESDNDGAPFTRKERSLVYQRAKGEVDSRPFGTELDVKLRGYEWVGHSLSPTIIASHDFRVTVGAERTQPYSMSVFNVSAMSFGALSANAIRALNHGAKKGGFAHDTGEGSISPYHREFGGDLLWQIASGYFGCRNGDGSFNEDKFVAQATSPQVKMITVKLSQGAKPGHGGVLPAAKITPEISATRGVPMGVDCISPATHSSFTNPIGLLEFIQKLRTLSGDKPVGFKLCVGHPWEFFGIVKAMLQTGILPDFIVVDGSEGGTGAAPLEFVDHVGMPLQEGLLLVHNTLVGAGLRDRIKIGASGKVITAFDLARTLAIGADWCNSARGFMFSLGCIQSQSCHTDRCPTGVATQDVGRQKALVVPDKAERVYRFHESTLHALQELVQAAGLPHASALRAHHIVRRTSDHEVKLMSDLLHYLKPGDLLNQNYRYPVFEKYWPISRAESFHPAEPIAVSIQ; translated from the coding sequence ATGAGAGTCAGCCGTTATCTGAGCTTCTGGGGAGTGCTGTTACTGACTGTGGTTCTTGCCACCTGCGCTGCGGCTGGAAAAATGGCCTGGTGGTGGACAGTGGTTCCCGGCTTGCTGACCGCGCTGGGCATCTGGGACATGAACCAGCGCAGTCACGCGATCCTGCGCAACTATCCGCTGATGGGACATTTCCGCTTCCTGTTCGAGATGATCCGGCCAGAGATGCGCCAGTATTTTTTCGAAAGTGACAATGACGGCGCACCGTTCACCCGCAAGGAACGCAGCCTGGTCTATCAGCGTGCCAAAGGAGAGGTCGACAGCCGGCCGTTCGGCACCGAGCTTGACGTCAAATTGCGCGGCTACGAATGGGTCGGCCATTCACTGTCGCCGACCATCATCGCCAGCCACGATTTCCGCGTTACCGTCGGCGCCGAACGTACGCAGCCGTATTCGATGTCCGTCTTCAACGTGTCGGCGATGAGCTTTGGCGCACTGTCGGCCAACGCCATCCGTGCATTGAATCACGGCGCAAAAAAAGGCGGTTTCGCACACGATACCGGCGAGGGTTCGATCTCACCATATCATCGTGAATTCGGCGGCGATCTGCTGTGGCAGATCGCTTCCGGCTACTTCGGTTGCCGCAACGGCGACGGCAGTTTCAACGAAGATAAATTCGTGGCGCAGGCAACCTCGCCGCAGGTCAAGATGATTACCGTCAAGCTGTCGCAAGGCGCCAAACCGGGCCATGGCGGAGTACTTCCGGCGGCCAAGATCACGCCGGAAATATCCGCTACGCGCGGCGTACCGATGGGCGTCGACTGCATCTCGCCCGCTACCCATTCCTCATTTACGAACCCGATCGGCCTGCTCGAATTCATCCAGAAACTGCGCACCTTGTCTGGCGACAAGCCGGTCGGTTTCAAGCTTTGCGTCGGCCATCCGTGGGAGTTTTTCGGCATCGTCAAAGCCATGCTGCAGACCGGCATCCTGCCCGACTTCATCGTCGTGGACGGTTCCGAAGGCGGCACCGGCGCGGCGCCGCTGGAGTTCGTCGATCACGTCGGCATGCCGTTGCAGGAAGGCTTGCTGCTGGTGCATAACACCCTGGTCGGCGCCGGGCTGCGCGACCGTATCAAGATCGGCGCCAGCGGCAAGGTGATCACCGCCTTCGACCTGGCGCGCACGCTGGCGATCGGCGCAGACTGGTGCAACTCGGCGCGCGGCTTCATGTTTTCGCTGGGTTGCATCCAGTCGCAAAGTTGCCATACCGACCGTTGCCCGACCGGTGTGGCGACTCAGGACGTCGGTCGACAGAAGGCGCTGGTGGTGCCGGACAAAGCCGAGCGCGTGTACCGTTTCCATGAAAGCACCTTGCATGCGTTGCAGGAGCTGGTGCAGGCTGCAGGCTTGCCGCACGCTTCAGCACTGCGCGCCCACCATATCGTGCGCCGCACGTCCGACCATGAAGTCAAATTGATGTCGGATTTGCTGCACTATCTAAAACCGGGCGATCTGCTGAACCAGAATTATCGCTATCCGGTCTTCGAAAAATACTGGCCAATCTCGCGCGCCGAGAGTTTCCATCCGGCGGAGCCGATCGCGGTGAGCATCCAATAA
- a CDS encoding fumarylacetoacetate hydrolase family protein translates to MHRIYCVGRNYAEHAKEMGSSGREAPFFFMKPADAVLPVAHGSIGEMPYPSMTQDLHHEIELVVALGTGGKNIPAAEAVKHIWGYAVGLDMTRRDLQGEAKKLGRPWCTGKGFDFSAPISPIHPVSTTGVIEQGDIHLNVNGALRQRGDIKQMIWNIAETIEQLSAYFELQAGDLIFTGTPAGVGAVVKGDLLEGSVAGVGDLRVRLV, encoded by the coding sequence GTGCATCGTATCTATTGCGTTGGCCGCAACTATGCCGAGCACGCCAAGGAAATGGGCAGTAGCGGCCGCGAAGCGCCGTTCTTCTTCATGAAGCCGGCCGATGCGGTGCTGCCGGTCGCGCATGGCAGTATCGGCGAGATGCCGTATCCATCGATGACGCAGGATCTGCATCACGAAATCGAGCTGGTGGTGGCGCTTGGTACCGGTGGCAAGAATATTCCTGCTGCCGAAGCCGTCAAGCATATCTGGGGCTATGCCGTCGGCCTGGATATGACGCGCCGCGATCTGCAGGGCGAAGCCAAGAAGCTGGGCCGCCCATGGTGTACCGGCAAGGGCTTTGACTTTTCCGCGCCAATCTCGCCGATCCATCCTGTGAGCACCACCGGCGTCATCGAGCAGGGCGATATTCATCTAAACGTCAATGGTGCATTGCGCCAGCGCGGGGATATCAAGCAGATGATCTGGAATATCGCTGAAACCATTGAGCAGCTGTCTGCCTATTTCGAACTGCAGGCCGGCGACCTGATCTTTACCGGCACCCCCGCTGGTGTTGGCGCGGTGGTAAAGGGCGATCTGCTGGAGGGTTCGGTGGCGGGTGTCGGCGATTTGCGGGTGCGCCTGGTTTAG
- a CDS encoding response regulator transcription factor — protein MIKILVVDDHAVVRAGVQFFVAEIPGMEIAGEAANAQEAMRMVRAEEYDIVLLDIAMPDKSGVEVLKQIKREKPKLPVLILSMHPESRYAVQLLRSGADGYVQKEALATELVKAINTVLQGHKYISYGVAELLTADPASNEDKPLHETLSAREYEIFYKLSQGESVTRIAEELCLSVKTISTYRTRVLQKMSMASNADIIYYAIKNNLID, from the coding sequence ATGATAAAGATCCTGGTAGTTGACGATCATGCGGTAGTTCGCGCCGGCGTTCAATTCTTCGTGGCAGAGATTCCAGGCATGGAGATCGCCGGTGAAGCCGCCAATGCGCAGGAGGCGATGCGCATGGTGCGCGCCGAGGAATACGATATCGTGCTGTTGGATATCGCGATGCCGGACAAAAGCGGGGTCGAGGTGCTCAAGCAGATCAAGCGCGAGAAACCGAAGCTTCCGGTGCTGATTCTCAGCATGCATCCCGAGAGCCGCTATGCAGTGCAGTTGCTGCGCAGCGGTGCCGACGGCTATGTGCAGAAGGAGGCGCTGGCGACGGAGCTGGTCAAGGCGATCAATACGGTACTGCAGGGCCACAAATACATCAGTTACGGCGTTGCCGAACTGTTGACGGCCGACCCTGCCAGCAATGAGGACAAGCCGTTGCACGAAACTTTGTCGGCGCGCGAGTACGAGATTTTTTACAAGTTGAGCCAGGGCGAGAGTGTGACCCGGATTGCCGAGGAATTGTGCTTGAGCGTCAAGACGATCAGTACCTATCGCACACGCGTCTTGCAGAAAATGAGCATGGCGAGCAATGCGGATATCATTTATTACGCGATCAAGAATAATTTGATCGACTAG
- the ribBA gene encoding bifunctional 3,4-dihydroxy-2-butanone-4-phosphate synthase/GTP cyclohydrolase II, giving the protein MSIATTEEIIAELRAGRMVILVDEEDRENEGDLVLAADFVTPEAINFMVRHARGLVCLTLTEERCDQLNLGMMTSRNGTAYGTNFTVSIEAAEGVTTGISAADRARTIQVAVAADAKAGDIVQPGHIFPIKARKGGVLMRAGHTEAGCDLTEMAGLTPAAVICEILKEDGTMARLPDLLEFSKEHGLKVGTIADLIHYRGQHESIVERLAERTTHTAQGTFKTIAYRDTPSGGAHLALLHGTPSPDVETLVRVHQPVSILDLLETEATNHSWNMASALAAIAASPCGVVVLLNCEESADQIFAKFAALEAACSGVKPPAPRVDLRTYGIGAQILKDLGVGKMKLLASPRKMPSMTGYDLEITGYQNKPNA; this is encoded by the coding sequence ATGTCAATTGCAACTACAGAAGAAATCATTGCCGAACTCCGTGCCGGGCGCATGGTTATTTTGGTGGATGAAGAAGATCGTGAAAACGAAGGCGACCTGGTCCTGGCCGCCGATTTTGTGACGCCTGAGGCGATCAATTTCATGGTTCGCCATGCGCGCGGGCTGGTCTGCCTGACCTTGACCGAAGAGCGTTGCGACCAGCTCAACCTGGGCATGATGACCAGCCGTAACGGCACCGCCTACGGTACCAATTTCACCGTCTCGATCGAAGCCGCCGAAGGCGTGACGACCGGCATTTCTGCTGCCGACCGCGCGCGCACCATCCAGGTTGCGGTAGCGGCGGACGCCAAGGCTGGCGATATCGTCCAGCCTGGCCATATTTTCCCGATCAAGGCGCGCAAGGGCGGCGTGCTGATGCGCGCCGGCCATACCGAAGCCGGTTGCGACCTGACCGAAATGGCGGGCCTGACGCCGGCTGCCGTGATTTGCGAAATCCTCAAGGAAGACGGCACCATGGCGCGCCTGCCGGACTTGCTGGAATTCTCCAAGGAACACGGCTTGAAGGTAGGCACGATTGCTGACCTGATCCATTATCGCGGCCAGCACGAAAGCATCGTTGAGCGGCTCGCCGAGCGCACCACGCATACCGCGCAGGGCACCTTCAAGACCATCGCCTATCGCGATACGCCAAGCGGCGGCGCGCATCTGGCGCTGTTGCACGGCACACCGTCGCCGGATGTGGAAACGCTGGTGCGGGTGCATCAGCCGGTATCGATCCTGGATCTGCTGGAAACCGAAGCGACCAACCATTCCTGGAACATGGCCTCGGCGCTGGCGGCGATTGCCGCTTCGCCGTGTGGCGTGGTGGTGCTGCTGAACTGTGAGGAATCGGCGGACCAGATTTTCGCCAAGTTCGCGGCGCTGGAAGCGGCATGCAGCGGCGTCAAACCGCCGGCGCCGCGGGTTGACCTGCGGACCTACGGCATCGGCGCACAGATCCTCAAGGATCTCGGCGTCGGCAAGATGAAGCTGCTGGCCAGCCCGCGTAAGATGCCTTCGATGACGGGCTATGACCTGGAAATTACCGGATATCAAAACAAGCCGAACGCCTGA
- a CDS encoding response regulator, translating into MDHTTTSPKIEASAAPLRVFLVEDSLDVRNLMIETLNEIPGIVLAGFSEGEDEALQKIDVGAYDVLILDIELKQGNGMSLLRALAESGKPLNSLKIIFSNNVSNAFRRAGEQYGVRFFFDKSSELAKLRDLLSALGAGLPAR; encoded by the coding sequence ATGGACCATACGACAACCTCTCCAAAAATAGAAGCCAGCGCTGCTCCGCTACGGGTTTTTCTGGTGGAAGATTCATTGGATGTGAGAAATCTGATGATTGAAACCCTGAATGAAATTCCGGGCATCGTACTGGCCGGATTTTCTGAAGGTGAAGATGAGGCCTTGCAGAAAATTGATGTCGGCGCATACGATGTGTTGATCCTGGATATCGAACTCAAGCAGGGAAATGGCATGAGTCTGTTGCGCGCTCTGGCAGAGTCGGGCAAGCCGCTCAATTCGCTCAAGATCATTTTCAGCAACAATGTCAGCAATGCATTTCGACGCGCAGGCGAACAGTACGGCGTGCGCTTTTTCTTTGATAAGAGTTCGGAGCTAGCCAAGCTGCGCGATTTGCTCTCGGCGCTGGGAGCCGGATTGCCTGCGCGCTGA
- the maiA gene encoding maleylacetoacetate isomerase — protein sequence MKLYSYFRSSASYRVRIALNLKGIPYDIVPVHLLKHGGEQLSQLYRTLNSDGLVPTLVEDADGADGPHVLTQSLAMIEYLEEIHPTPALLPSTPLDRAFVRGVALAIACDTHPLNNLRVLRYLVHELKVDENAKNAWYRHWCESGLAALEVTLARDKRPGKFCYGDTPTLADCCLVPQIFNAQRLKCDLSAMPTLMRIYENCQQLEAFVNAAPQNQPDAEA from the coding sequence ATGAAACTGTATAGCTATTTCCGGAGCTCCGCTTCGTATCGCGTGCGGATTGCGCTGAACCTGAAGGGTATCCCGTACGACATCGTGCCGGTGCATTTGCTGAAGCACGGCGGTGAACAATTGAGCCAGTTGTACCGAACTCTGAATAGCGACGGTCTGGTGCCGACGCTTGTCGAGGATGCCGACGGCGCCGATGGCCCACATGTACTGACGCAATCGTTGGCGATGATCGAGTACCTGGAGGAAATTCATCCGACACCTGCGTTGTTGCCTTCGACGCCTTTGGATCGTGCTTTCGTGCGCGGCGTCGCGCTCGCGATTGCCTGCGATACGCACCCGCTCAACAATTTGCGCGTGTTGCGTTATCTGGTGCATGAGCTGAAGGTTGACGAGAATGCCAAGAACGCCTGGTATCGTCATTGGTGCGAGAGTGGCCTGGCAGCACTGGAAGTAACGTTGGCCCGCGACAAGCGGCCTGGAAAATTTTGCTACGGCGATACGCCGACATTGGCCGATTGCTGCCTGGTGCCGCAGATATTCAATGCGCAGCGCTTGAAATGCGATTTGTCCGCGATGCCGACCTTGATGCGGATCTACGAAAACTGTCAGCAGCTGGAAGCCTTCGTCAATGCTGCGCCGCAAAATCAGCCGGATGCGGAAGCCTGA
- a CDS encoding CsbD family protein has protein sequence MNWDIIQGNWKQFKGNVKQQWGKLTDDKLDQIAGKRDQLIGSVQEAYGVSKEDAERQIREFEERNRDHRF, from the coding sequence ATGAACTGGGACATCATCCAAGGTAACTGGAAGCAGTTTAAGGGTAACGTGAAACAGCAATGGGGCAAGCTTACCGACGACAAGCTCGACCAGATCGCGGGCAAGCGCGACCAGTTGATCGGCAGCGTGCAGGAGGCCTATGGCGTGAGCAAGGAAGACGCCGAAAGGCAGATCCGTGAATTTGAAGAGCGCAACAGGGATCACCGATTCTAA
- a CDS encoding universal stress protein — MYRKILVAYNGTPESRSALYSCIHLAPSPEVEIHLLGVINLATYLMAGEFVAESAIRAEKTLLEQELIKGHKLLADAGLKPIDHFESGEPVNVISDLVGKLGIDLVIVGHSRKKPLATRWWRGSVDTLLVEKVPCSVLVATDPCIP, encoded by the coding sequence ATGTACCGGAAAATTCTTGTCGCCTACAACGGCACGCCCGAAAGCCGTTCCGCACTCTATTCCTGCATCCACCTGGCTCCCAGCCCCGAAGTCGAGATCCATCTGCTGGGCGTGATCAATCTGGCGACTTACCTGATGGCCGGCGAATTCGTCGCCGAATCCGCTATCAGGGCTGAGAAAACCCTGCTGGAACAAGAACTGATCAAGGGACACAAACTGCTGGCCGATGCAGGCCTGAAGCCGATCGATCACTTTGAAAGCGGCGAACCTGTCAACGTCATCAGCGACTTGGTCGGCAAGCTGGGGATTGACCTGGTCATCGTCGGCCATTCACGCAAGAAGCCACTGGCGACACGCTGGTGGCGCGGTTCGGTCGACACGCTGCTGGTTGAAAAAGTGCCTTGCAGCGTGCTGGTGGCGACCGATCCTTGCATTCCATAG
- a CDS encoding pyridoxal phosphate-dependent aminotransferase has translation MTFSHLHLASRLDNIAPFHVMELAKMAAALEREGHHIIHMGIGEPDFTAAPLVIEAAAKAMADGKMQYTSATGLPALRAAISAHYRQVFGLDIAPERIVVTAGASAALLLACAALVEKGSEVLMPDPSYPCNRHFVAAFDGQAKMIASGPAERFQLSDDMVREHWGEHTRGVLLASPSNPTGTSILHSELAKIIATVRDKGGFSIVDEIYQGLSYDAEPFSALSLGDDIIVINSFSKYFNMTGWRLGWLVLPEALVPPIEKLAQNLFICPSSIAQHAALACFEKDSLALYEARKDEFKRRRDYLVPALIALGFKVPVIPDGAFYVYADCSDLLKDGGDADSLVKDILNRVGVSMVSGLDFGAHTAQHYIRLSYATSMENLQEAVRRLGNYLGKN, from the coding sequence ATGACATTCTCGCACCTGCACTTGGCTTCACGTCTCGACAACATCGCTCCGTTCCATGTGATGGAGCTGGCAAAAATGGCTGCGGCGCTGGAGCGCGAAGGCCACCATATCATCCACATGGGTATCGGCGAACCTGATTTCACCGCAGCGCCGCTGGTCATCGAAGCAGCCGCCAAGGCCATGGCCGACGGTAAGATGCAATACACCTCCGCCACCGGCTTGCCGGCGCTGCGCGCAGCGATTTCGGCGCATTATCGGCAAGTGTTCGGCCTCGACATCGCACCCGAGCGCATCGTCGTCACCGCGGGCGCTTCGGCTGCCTTGCTGCTGGCTTGTGCGGCGCTGGTGGAGAAGGGCAGCGAAGTACTGATGCCTGATCCTTCCTATCCTTGCAATCGTCACTTTGTCGCTGCCTTCGACGGCCAGGCCAAGATGATTGCCAGCGGTCCGGCCGAGCGTTTCCAATTGTCCGATGACATGGTGCGCGAGCATTGGGGCGAGCACACGCGAGGCGTGCTGCTGGCCTCGCCGTCGAACCCGACCGGCACCTCGATCCTGCACAGCGAACTGGCCAAGATCATTGCCACCGTGCGCGACAAGGGCGGCTTTTCCATCGTCGACGAAATCTATCAAGGCCTCAGCTACGATGCCGAACCGTTTTCGGCGCTGTCGCTGGGCGACGACATCATCGTCATCAACAGTTTTTCCAAATACTTCAACATGACCGGCTGGCGTCTCGGCTGGCTGGTACTGCCGGAAGCGTTGGTGCCGCCTATCGAAAAACTGGCGCAAAACCTGTTCATCTGTCCATCGTCGATTGCGCAGCACGCCGCGTTGGCTTGCTTTGAAAAAGACTCGCTGGCCTTGTATGAGGCGCGCAAGGACGAATTCAAACGGCGCCGCGATTACCTGGTGCCGGCGTTGATTGCGCTCGGCTTCAAGGTGCCGGTGATTCCCGACGGCGCTTTCTATGTATATGCCGATTGCAGCGATCTGCTCAAGGATGGCGGCGATGCCGACAGCCTGGTCAAGGACATCCTGAATCGGGTTGGCGTCAGCATGGTGTCCGGTCTGGATTTCGGCGCACACACCGCGCAGCATTACATCCGCCTGTCGTACGCGACCTCGATGGAAAATCTGCAGGAAGCGGTGCGCCGTCTCGGTAACTACCTAGGCAAGAATTAA
- a CDS encoding PAS domain-containing protein, with translation MDTKASDTSGRDSPHYQDLLKTRALESLASTKTYVWRTTAAAIGLAVLVMAMAVLALVSCLYQVAPSLRLPELTDMRAGTAAAFLLATCSLLLSCVGSAGLRRPFRIVAQGLALVLLLFVSTALMYGALGGIDWLDRVLADLPPEIDWRAFGGLHPMAAIGFLLCSLTLLLLDRRDRREHYLAEYLAIALIFFSAIPLLGYFYRVTAMTQMIYSTSIPVLSALAFLLFGMALLMARPRHRLMAIITRHAPGGQMLRRSLPQMLFLLIVLHWLADWGARQGFYDRSILPPMLTLIDSVLVLFIFWRAGGKVDHEYGARLQSAAELAEATALLIAVSDNTNDPIFVKDRQGRLIFANPATLRRLALSWEQAKGRGSRDLFPRREDADRIDVDDIRIMNGGVSETLEQTIQLPNEIVTFQTTKAPWFGQQGQVMGVIGIATDISERKRAEDSLRRRELELERTIAQRTALLRELTNHLETIREEEKRAIARELHDNMGASLTALSMHLESVYKVLPATEQWQNRQDQMRTLLNSLVATTRRIQTELRPNMLDLFGLKAAIAEQLEDFSQRTEIVCKSSLPDEDVAVDHKIEIAVYRMLQEILNNVSKHAQATQVEVILDIDEDRLALTVRDNGVGMSQERFENTTTHGLRGLNERATYLGGKVGFTAAEGKGTTVKIELPLTMLAETPGPL, from the coding sequence GTGGATACAAAAGCAAGCGATACCTCCGGCCGGGATAGCCCCCATTACCAGGACCTGCTGAAGACGCGCGCACTCGAAAGCTTGGCCTCGACCAAGACCTACGTTTGGCGCACGACCGCGGCGGCGATTGGGCTGGCTGTATTGGTGATGGCGATGGCGGTCCTGGCACTGGTCAGTTGCCTGTATCAGGTCGCGCCTTCTTTGAGGTTGCCGGAGTTGACTGACATGCGCGCCGGCACCGCAGCCGCTTTCCTGCTCGCGACCTGCAGCTTGCTGTTGAGCTGTGTCGGCAGTGCCGGACTGCGACGGCCGTTCAGGATCGTGGCACAGGGGTTGGCATTGGTGTTACTGTTGTTTGTCTCGACTGCATTGATGTACGGTGCGCTCGGCGGCATTGACTGGCTCGATCGCGTACTGGCAGATTTGCCGCCCGAAATCGACTGGCGTGCATTTGGCGGCTTGCATCCGATGGCGGCCATCGGTTTTCTCTTGTGCAGCCTTACTTTATTGCTGCTTGATCGGCGCGACAGGAGAGAGCACTATCTTGCCGAATACTTGGCGATTGCCTTGATTTTCTTCAGTGCGATTCCGTTACTCGGCTATTTTTACCGAGTGACCGCGATGACCCAGATGATTTATTCGACCAGCATCCCGGTATTGTCGGCACTGGCGTTCCTGCTGTTCGGCATGGCGCTGCTGATGGCGCGCCCACGTCACCGCCTGATGGCGATCATTACCCGTCACGCACCGGGCGGGCAGATGCTGCGCCGTTCGCTGCCGCAGATGCTGTTCCTGCTGATTGTCTTGCATTGGCTGGCCGATTGGGGGGCGCGCCAGGGCTTCTACGACCGCAGCATCTTGCCGCCGATGCTGACCTTGATTGACAGTGTGCTGGTGCTGTTCATTTTCTGGCGCGCTGGCGGCAAAGTCGACCACGAATATGGCGCCCGCCTACAGAGTGCGGCGGAGCTGGCCGAAGCCACCGCGTTGCTGATCGCCGTCAGCGACAATACCAACGATCCGATTTTCGTGAAGGACCGCCAGGGCCGATTGATTTTCGCCAATCCGGCCACGTTGCGACGGCTGGCGTTAAGTTGGGAACAGGCCAAGGGTCGCGGCAGCCGCGATCTCTTTCCGCGCAGGGAAGATGCCGACCGGATCGATGTCGACGACATCCGTATCATGAACGGCGGCGTGTCGGAAACGCTGGAACAAACCATACAGCTGCCGAATGAAATCGTCACTTTCCAGACAACCAAGGCGCCCTGGTTTGGGCAGCAGGGGCAAGTCATGGGCGTGATCGGGATTGCCACCGACATCAGCGAACGCAAGCGCGCGGAAGATTCACTCAGGAGACGCGAGCTGGAGCTGGAGCGCACCATCGCCCAGCGCACTGCATTGCTGCGGGAGTTGACCAACCATCTGGAAACCATCCGCGAAGAAGAAAAGCGGGCGATTGCGCGCGAATTGCACGACAACATGGGCGCTTCCCTGACCGCGCTCAGCATGCATCTGGAGAGCGTCTACAAGGTCTTGCCAGCGACAGAACAATGGCAGAACCGGCAGGATCAGATGCGGACATTGCTTAACTCCCTGGTAGCGACTACGCGCCGTATCCAGACCGAATTGCGCCCCAACATGCTGGACCTGTTCGGTTTGAAGGCAGCCATAGCCGAGCAGTTGGAGGACTTCAGCCAGCGTACCGAGATCGTCTGCAAATCGAGTTTGCCGGATGAGGATGTGGCGGTTGATCACAAGATCGAGATTGCGGTGTATCGGATGCTGCAGGAAATACTGAACAACGTCTCCAAGCATGCTCAGGCAACGCAGGTCGAAGTGATCCTCGATATTGATGAGGATCGCCTGGCGTTGACGGTGCGCGACAACGGTGTTGGCATGTCGCAGGAGCGCTTTGAAAACACCACGACGCACGGCCTGCGCGGATTGAATGAAAGGGCGACCTATCTGGGCGGCAAGGTCGGGTTTACGGCGGCGGAAGGAAAAGGGACGACGGTGAAGATCGAACTGCCGTTGACGATGCTGGCCGAGACGCCCGGCCCGCTATGA
- the nusB gene encoding transcription antitermination factor NusB encodes MTNKTLHANPSKSRTPRHRAREFALQGLYQWLLNNEDVTAISENIRQAHGFDKADAEHFNSLLYGAIKDAATLRAGLAPLIDRKISELSPVEHAVLLIGAFELQNHVEIPYRVVINEAVELTKSFGGIDGHKYVNGVLDKFAAKARATEIDAGKKP; translated from the coding sequence ATGACCAATAAAACTTTGCACGCCAATCCGAGCAAGAGCCGCACGCCACGTCACCGCGCGCGCGAATTCGCGTTGCAGGGCCTGTATCAATGGCTCTTGAACAACGAAGACGTGACCGCGATCAGCGAAAACATCCGCCAGGCGCATGGCTTCGACAAGGCCGATGCCGAGCATTTCAACTCGCTGCTGTACGGCGCGATCAAGGATGCAGCTACATTGCGAGCCGGCCTGGCGCCGTTGATCGACCGTAAGATCAGCGAGCTGTCGCCGGTGGAACACGCAGTGTTGCTGATCGGCGCTTTCGAGCTGCAAAACCACGTCGAAATCCCATATCGCGTTGTCATCAACGAAGCGGTTGAGCTGACCAAATCGTTCGGCGGCATCGACGGCCACAAGTATGTGAACGGCGTGCTGGACAAGTTTGCGGCCAAGGCGCGCGCGACCGAAATCGACGCCGGCAAGAAACCCTGA
- the ribH gene encoding 6,7-dimethyl-8-ribityllumazine synthase — translation MTVGIYETNLDGADLRIGIVQARFNEDVCHGLMSACLAELKHLGVADEDILHVTVPGALEIPLALQKMAETMQFDALIAIGAVIRGETYHFELVSNESGAGITRVGLDAGIPIANAVLTTENDEQAEARMEEKGTDAARVAVEMANLSIALEELAEATSEE, via the coding sequence ATGACAGTCGGAATTTACGAAACCAATCTGGATGGTGCAGATTTGCGCATCGGTATTGTGCAAGCCCGCTTCAACGAAGATGTATGCCACGGGTTGATGTCGGCCTGTCTGGCTGAGTTGAAGCATCTGGGTGTGGCCGATGAAGACATCCTGCACGTCACTGTTCCGGGCGCATTGGAAATCCCGTTGGCGCTGCAAAAGATGGCTGAAACCATGCAGTTCGATGCACTGATCGCCATTGGCGCGGTGATTCGCGGCGAGACCTATCACTTTGAACTGGTCTCGAACGAATCCGGCGCCGGCATCACACGCGTCGGCCTGGATGCGGGGATCCCGATCGCCAATGCGGTGCTGACCACGGAGAACGACGAGCAAGCCGAAGCCCGCATGGAAGAGAAGGGCACCGATGCTGCGCGCGTAGCGGTCGAGATGGCCAATCTGTCGATCGCGCTGGAAGAGTTGGCAGAAGCCACCAGCGAAGAATAA